The genomic stretch CGATAAAGCCGAACCTGCCTGTGAGGTTGCTTCATTGGCTGCCTGACAGGGATTGATCGGCTGTAGGGTCTTCAACTGTGCAGACGGGCATCCGCCACCACCCTGCTTTTTTTTCTGCTCCGCCAGAAATTCCTCCACCGCCTCTTCGTCAAAGGCATCAGCATCCCGCTCAATAATCTGCAAGGCCCCTGTGGGGCAGGAGCCCAGACAAGCACCGAGGCCGTCGCAGAGCTTATCCGCTACCAGCTTGGCCTTACCGTCAATGATCTGCAAAGAACCTTCTGCACAGTCAGGTACGCATTCGCCGCAGCCGGTACAGAGTTCCTCATTAATCTCAATAATTTTTCTTTTCATGCCCGCTTCCTCATCCTTTCTCTTTGAATTTTCCCAGCACTTTCAGCCCCTGATCCGCCCCAGATGTGGTCAAAAAGAGTGCCAATAACCGATCAAGCTGATCCTGTGTCGGTGGTGTTTCCTGATACTGCTCAAGCTTGTTCACGATCAGGTCAGCATCGTACAGCACCTTAAAATTGGTTGTTTCCTCATCGCGTGGCGCATGATGATGATTGATAATATCGCAGACCTCATCCACCAGCTCCGGCTTTGCCTTAAGCCGGGTCAGAATTTCCCGAGCCACCGGCGGGCCTTCGCTCTGCTGGTACCGTGCCGATGAGGAGTTAAATTTGCGCTCCGCTTCCCGGATCCCGATATCGTGCAGATAGGCAGCAGCCATGATGACCATTATATCCCCGCCCTGCTCTGCGGCCTGTTCTGCCTTAGCAATAATCTCAGCCTGCTGAGCAACAGCTTCAGCATGGCGGATACGTCGCCTATCCTCGCCGAAATACTTACGCATGGCTATGGCTATCCGATCTTTGAACAGATCACCCTGCGCCTCCACCACGTCCGGCGGCAGAGAACCAAGGCATTGTTCCGCATGGGGGCAATAGGAGGCGCAACCAAAGTCAATCTTCGGGTTCAGCATCCTATGGCCGCAATGACCGCAGGTCCGCTGACTGTCGTCCTTGAAGAACTCCACCCCGTG from Candidatus Electrothrix communis encodes the following:
- a CDS encoding HD domain-containing protein; the encoded protein is MQCPGQDSRYWSGENVFESNCPKCGHGVEFFKDDSQRTCGHCGHRMLNPKIDFGCASYCPHAEQCLGSLPPDVVEAQGDLFKDRIAIAMRKYFGEDRRRIRHAEAVAQQAEIIAKAEQAAEQGGDIMVIMAAAYLHDIGIREAERKFNSSSARYQQSEGPPVAREILTRLKAKPELVDEVCDIINHHHAPRDEETTNFKVLYDADLIVNKLEQYQETPPTQDQLDRLLALFLTTSGADQGLKVLGKFKEKG